Below is a genomic region from Hippea sp. KM1.
TTTTAGAACATCCATCGTCTGGAATGCCCATTCTATCCTATCCTTACCGCTATCGGCCAAAGAGAGATCCTTTACATCGTAATCCATCTTACAGCCCCGCCTTTCTTCTTAATTCTTCTGCCTTATCGGTTCTCTCCCAGGTGAAGTCCTCATCATCCCTGCCAAAATGGCCATATGCGGCCGTCTTTTTGTATATAGGCCTTAAAAGATCCAGGCTTTCTATGATGCCTTTGGGTGTCATGTCGAATGTATCAACGATGAGTTTCTTTATATCCTCTTTCGGCAACTTGCCTGTGCCGTATGTATGGAGCATTATGCTGACCGGCTCCTCAACGCCTATAGCATAGGCCAGCTGAACCTCGCACCTTTTAGCAATACCCGCAGCAACAATGTTCTTGGCGATATACCTTGCCATATAAGCACCGGATCTATCGACCTTCGTCGGGTCTTTACCGGAGAATGCACCACCGCCGTGTGCGGCAACACCACCGTATGTATCCACGATTATCTTCCTTCCGGTTAGGCCTGTATCGGCATGAGGCCCCCCAAGAACGAACCTGCCTGTGGGGTTTATATAGAGCTTTATGTCTGGATCCCACAACTCCTGCGGTATGACATAGCGAATGACATATTGAACCAGATCCTTCCTCAACTGCTCAAGCTCTATGTTGGGATCGTGTTGAGCCGATACAACAACAGCCGTTACCTTGTCTGGATTGAAGCCGTTATACCTTATGGTGACCTGCGTTTTGCCGTCTGGCCTTAAATACGGTAAAAGACCCTGTTTTCTTACATCCGCAAGCCTCTTTGAGAGCTTGTGCGCCAATACTATCGTTAAAGGCAGATACTCATCCGTCTCATCGGTTGCATAGCCAAACATCATACCCTGATCGCCAGCACCGAGCTTCTCCCCTTTATCCACACCCATAGCTATATCGGGGGACTGTCTGTCTATCGATGTAACGACGGCGCACGATTTATAATCCAAACCGTAATCGGCATTGGTATAGCCTATCTGCTTTACGGTTTCCCTTACAACTTCTGGAATCTCAACATATGTGTTTGTGGATATTTCCCCTGCCACAAAGACAATGCCGGTTGTAAGCAGGGTTTCGCATGCAACGCGGCAGTTCTTATCCTCCTTTATTATGGCATCCAAGATGGCATCCGAAATCTGATCGGCTACCTTATCTGGATGCCCCTCTGTAACGGATTCGGATGTAAAAAGGAAGGTTTCGTTATTGTTCATGGGTTTACTCCTTTCCAAAAAGAAAAATGGTGCCGAAGAGGGGGGTCGAACCCCTACGGGCGTTAAAGCCCACTAGACCCTGAATCTAGCGCGTCTGCCAGTTCCGCCACTTCGGCACTCCGCTTGAGATTATAATCAAAACATCGCCTGTGTCAATCATATAAATTCACTAAAGATGGCATTTGATACCAACATGGCTTTGGGACTTGCCAAAAACAGCCGTCCGCCGTCTTTCTTCAAAAGCCCCAATTCCAAAAAATACCTTATCCTCTCCCCAAACAAATCCATTACATCAACACCGTATCTATGCCTGAAGCTTTCAAGCTCAACCCCTTTTTTTAGCCTTAAGGCTAAAACAAACATCTCCCTG
It encodes:
- the metK gene encoding methionine adenosyltransferase, whose amino-acid sequence is MNNNETFLFTSESVTEGHPDKVADQISDAILDAIIKEDKNCRVACETLLTTGIVFVAGEISTNTYVEIPEVVRETVKQIGYTNADYGLDYKSCAVVTSIDRQSPDIAMGVDKGEKLGAGDQGMMFGYATDETDEYLPLTIVLAHKLSKRLADVRKQGLLPYLRPDGKTQVTIRYNGFNPDKVTAVVVSAQHDPNIELEQLRKDLVQYVIRYVIPQELWDPDIKLYINPTGRFVLGGPHADTGLTGRKIIVDTYGGVAAHGGGAFSGKDPTKVDRSGAYMARYIAKNIVAAGIAKRCEVQLAYAIGVEEPVSIMLHTYGTGKLPKEDIKKLIVDTFDMTPKGIIESLDLLRPIYKKTAAYGHFGRDDEDFTWERTDKAEELRRKAGL